GTTTGTAGACCTTCTAAATTTTCTTTTACTTCAGAGCTAGGTTCTTCTTCCATGTTTTTATGATCCATTTCACTCATACTGCTACTGGAACAGGCAGCAATAAAAAGGGTGGAGAAAATGAGAATTGAAAGTAACTTTAATTTCATGCTGTATACCTCCTGAAATTTTTTTAAGGAAATCATAATACAAATAATTGCAGAAATTATGGATGAAAATTCGTCGTTTTTTTAGAAATAGTTATTTGGGTATGAGTTACCATGAAATTTTTGTAAAGTTTTATTTTATCAATTAATAATTAGAAATTTCTGCAAAAAGTAATGTTAAGATTGTTTAAATAGGAGGTGGCGAATTTGGATAAAACAGGAAGGGAGTTAAAAGCCCTGCTATATAAATGGGCTTTTTAATTTTCTTTGTGTTTCGTTGCTTGTGCCAGAGTGTGTATATTCTTGTCTGAAATTTATGGTTAAAGAAAAAGGCGTTTTTTTCTAATATTTTATTGCGCATCTCATTCAATTTAATTCATTATATAGGACTGTTAATTTAGAAAGGAATAACTTTAATGAACTTATTTATCAGACACATGGTTGTTGGATTGACAAGCAGTATTCTTGTCTACCTATTCTTAAGTAGTCGCTCCGAATGGAGTCCCATGCATGCTTGGAATAGATCTTATGCTGATGTATCTCTTATTCTTCTCTTCATTACCATTATAATCGGTCCATTAAGTAGATTAAATAACCTATTTATTCGCTTTTTATCATGGAGAAGGGAGTTAGGGATTTGGTGTTTTATCATGGCTTTACTACATGTATATGTACTATTCCAGGGGTGGTTTTACTGGGAACCGATCAGACTGATCATTGGCGTGAACCAAGAAACTGGCCAGCTTTCGTTTGATCCTGGTTTCACCCTCGCTAACCTAGTTGGTGCTGTGGGATTAGCTTACTTATTTCTGCTTGCTTTAATATCAAATAATTATGCAATAAAAATATTAGGGGGAAGGAGTTGGGACTACCTCCAAAAGAAAAGTGGGACACTTTATATTCTAGTAGTATTGCACACTGCATTTTTTCTCTTCTTTTTTAGATTAGGCAGTTATAATTGGGTACAAAAACCTTTTTTAGTAACCGTAACAGTTATTCTCGTGCTGCAATGGGCTGTTTTTATTCGAAGCGTCTACCAAAGCAAAAATTGAAGGAAAATAGAATAGAGTTCTTATTTTTTTCAATTAGAAAAATATGCCTTGCGATTGTATTTTCAGTTTCATTTATTTAAATGTGTTACTGTGAGCATCTTAAGAGATATGCATTTTATATGCAGTTTATTTACTTAATGCATGGGTATCCTATCAAATGAAAGGAAAAAACAGAAAGGGTGATTCTATGTATAACCAAACTTATGAACAGTGTATTCAGGCTTGCCTTGAATGTTTGGAGGCTTGCAATGTATGCTATGATGCTTGTTTCCATGAAGAAGACTTAAAAATGATGGCAGATTGTATAAGAATGGATCGGGAATGCGCTGACATTTGTGCTTTCGCTGCCAAATCTATGCAATCAAACAGTCCTTTCGTAAAACAAATCTGCCTGTTATGTGCAGATATTTGCGAGGCTTGCGGAAACGAATGCAAGAAGCATTCACATGAACACTGTCAAAAATGTGCAGATGCTTGCTTTAAATGTGCAGAAGCATGCCGACAAATGGTATAGTAACCCAAAAAACAGACACTTGGTGTCTGTTTTTTTGTCTTCAAGATGTCTGAATTCCGACATGCCGGCAAAGCCCTTACACTAAAAATCTACATGGAAATCTAGTCTATTATTCTATTTCCGGTCATATAAATCGAGTAAGTTGATAGTTTTAGAACGGAGTGAACGAATGAACAAAAGACATCAAAATACTATATTTTTAATAAGAGTTCACAAGATTTATTTCGCGTTTTTTTTCTTAATTATTAGTATTATATTTTTCATTAATTTTCTTGATTTTAAAGAAAAAATAAATTCTTCCTTTATAACAGCTACTAGCGAAAACGTACATACTAATATCATCCTAAGTCTCATGGCAACTGAAATAGGATCGCTTAGCTCAGTTATTAATGAACAAGAAACACCCTCTATCTCCCGAGCAGTATTTCTCTCTTTTACAAATATTTGGCCAGAAGACACTAGAACATTTCTCGGTCGAGAAATTCCAGGTTTTTTCAACTTTAATACCGAAATTGCTATCGCAGGAATTGGGACAGATCTTACCACAATGCCAATGGAATCTGCTCCTCCGTTAGAAGTGCTTTTGAAAGAGAAAGAAATGGCAGAACAGGAGCTAGGCGAAAAAAATGTTTCACAAGAAAAAGGGATTTCGCCTGTCCTTAAAACCGGAAAGGATGTGGCATATATTTATCATTCCCACAGCTGGGAAGCTTTTTTGCCCTCATTGCCTGGAAAGAAGACCGCAAATGAAGCTGTAAGTTTAAATGAAAGTAAAAACATAATAGCAGTGGGGAAAAAGCTAAGAGACGAATTAATGAAAAAAGGCATTGGAGCAAGCCACAGCACGTCCAATGTTACAGAGGAATTAAAAAAGAAAAATTGGAATTACAATGATTCATATACGCTTTCAAGAGAGTCAGTAAAAGAGGTAATGGCACAAGAATCTTCTATTAGTTATCTTATAGATATTCACAGGGACTCCCAACCTAAAAAGCTTACAACTACAATGATCAACGGAAAACCGTTTGCAAGATTATTTTTTATAGTGGGGAGGGAAAATAAAAACTATGAAAGTAATCTTGCCTTAGCCAAAGAATTGAATAAAATGCTAGAAAAGCAATTCCCAGGAATCAGCAGAGGTGTTTTTGTAAAGACAAAAGATGATGGGAATGGAGTATATAATCAAGACCTTTCCAGCCAATCGATGCTGCTTGAGTTTGGAGGAATAGAGAATAATAGCATTGAATTGGATCATTCTATTAAAGCATTTGCAGAAGTTTTCAGTGAATATTATTGGGAAGCTGAGGAAGTAAACGGGAATTGATTGTTTTAGTTTTGGCGATTTTTATAATAGATTCTTTATTTCTATCAACGCATGAAATTCTTATTTTTATAACAGAATACAAGTTCGAAACCCACTTCTTCTTCGAAGTATGCCTATCTCCCTCTTGTTAAATCACTAATTATTGTCAAACCATATATCAATATGGTGCTTCATAAAAAATGCACAGCTTTATGGGATAGTAGTGACAAAAGTAAAGGGATAATAGATTTCAGGAGGGAAACGATGTCTAAAAAGAAAAAACAAAACAAAGAGCAAAAGTTTGGCTTAGGCTGGCTCTTTCTAGTAGTAATAGGGTTATTCGTAATTTTAATTCTTCTTCCTAATAACGGAGGAAATAAAATGACATTTTCTGACTTGCATGGTCTTAGCTATTCAGGAGATGGAGAAAAGTTAATTGCAGCAGTCCATGATGGTTTGAAGGTATACTCTAATGGATCATGGTCAATACCTGAAGGACCAAAAAATGATTATATGGGGTATTCTCCTGTTAAAAATGGGTTTTACAGCAGTGGACACCCAGCACCAAGTTCTAACCTTAAAAATCCATTAGGAATTGTAAAAAGCAAAGATAATGGACAGACGGTGGATGTAGTTGATTTGCATGGGGAGTCAGATTTCCATGCATTGTCTGTAGGGTAC
The window above is part of the Mesobacillus jeotgali genome. Proteins encoded here:
- a CDS encoding ferric reductase-like transmembrane domain-containing protein, with the translated sequence MHAWNRSYADVSLILLFITIIIGPLSRLNNLFIRFLSWRRELGIWCFIMALLHVYVLFQGWFYWEPIRLIIGVNQETGQLSFDPGFTLANLVGAVGLAYLFLLALISNNYAIKILGGRSWDYLQKKSGTLYILVVLHTAFFLFFFRLGSYNWVQKPFLVTVTVILVLQWAVFIRSVYQSKN
- a CDS encoding four-helix bundle copper-binding protein, whose amino-acid sequence is MYNQTYEQCIQACLECLEACNVCYDACFHEEDLKMMADCIRMDRECADICAFAAKSMQSNSPFVKQICLLCADICEACGNECKKHSHEHCQKCADACFKCAEACRQMV
- the spoIIP gene encoding stage II sporulation protein P, which gives rise to MNKRHQNTIFLIRVHKIYFAFFFLIISIIFFINFLDFKEKINSSFITATSENVHTNIILSLMATEIGSLSSVINEQETPSISRAVFLSFTNIWPEDTRTFLGREIPGFFNFNTEIAIAGIGTDLTTMPMESAPPLEVLLKEKEMAEQELGEKNVSQEKGISPVLKTGKDVAYIYHSHSWEAFLPSLPGKKTANEAVSLNESKNIIAVGKKLRDELMKKGIGASHSTSNVTEELKKKNWNYNDSYTLSRESVKEVMAQESSISYLIDIHRDSQPKKLTTTMINGKPFARLFFIVGRENKNYESNLALAKELNKMLEKQFPGISRGVFVKTKDDGNGVYNQDLSSQSMLLEFGGIENNSIELDHSIKAFAEVFSEYYWEAEEVNGN